The sequence ACTCGCTCAGTTTCTTTCTCAGGGGGATGCAGTGTTTTTTTAAGGGTCAAGTTCAGCTTCTGAAGCATCCGAAACATTGTCGTTATGCTGACTCGAACCCCAACTGCTTCGTCTAACAGATCACACAGTTCGCTCAAGGTGGCATCATTATTTGTCTCAACTAAGCCACTCAACACAGCCAGATGCTCAGCACTGAGTTTGCTCGGGGGTTTGTTCTGTTCGCTGCTTCGGACGGATAGTCCCGGTCTCTCGATATTGCTTCGTTAGTTTGCGTACAAAGCTGTATGCTACATGAAACTGTTCGGCTAGCTTGCGTTGAGAGGTCTTCCCGTCTATGTATCTCTCAACTATTTTTCTCCGCAAGTCTTCAGAATATGGGCGCACGTTTATCTAGATTAACAGTGGATTCCTATATCTTACCTCGCCAGCCCTACTAGGCTGAAAAACGCTATATACATTTCAAACAGCTGCTGCATCTGGCTAGAATTATTCCAGCCCCCCTGGTTTACGCCGATGCCAACCTATCCCGGAATTTCTAGTGACGCCTTCCGCCATCCCCTGGATCAGCAGGCGGAAGCAGCCCTTCGCAGTGTGCCTGGATTTGACTTGGTAGCCCGTAAGTTTGTGGAGTTTGTCTATGAGCGCCCCCAGTTGGTCTATCTCATGGGCAACAGTGTGCAGGTGGGGCCTCGTCAATATTCCAGCCTCTATCAATTATTCCGGGAGTGTGTGCGCGACCTTGACCTAACACCAGAACCGAGCCTGTTTGTTGTCCAGAATCAACAAGCCAACAGTTATGCCATCGGCCAAGAACAGCCCTGTATCGTCCTCAACTCCGGACTGCTGGATTTATTAGCCGCCCCAGAGCTCCGAGCTGTCCTTGCCCATGAGCTGGGGCATATCAAATGTGGTCATACCACTCTGATTCAAATGGCAACCTGGATCATGGGAGCTGCTTCCTTTGTGAGTGAGATCACGCTGGGGCTGGGTAACCTGGTGACAAGTGGCCTGATTCTGGCCTTTTACGAATGGCGACGCAAAGCAGAACTATCGTCGGATCGAGCGGCTTTACTGGTAACTGATGATCTAGAGACGGTGCTGCGATCGCTGATGCAAGTAGCGGGGGGCAGCCTCCAATATGCTCATGAATGTAGCTTAGAAGCCTTCATCCAGCAGTCAGAACGCTATCAAGCCCTGGATCAGAATGGACTGAACCAGGTTTACAAGTTTCTGCTTTACAGCGATCTGCATAATGATATGTTGAGCCACCCCTTCCCCGTGGAACGGATTCAATATTTGCAAGCGTGGGCTGCTTCATCAGCCTACGCCCAGATTCGTCAGGGGCATTATCAGCGGGTGAGCGACACAGGGGCTGTAGAGACAACGGCCACCGAAACAGCAGCGACGACCCATGAAGCCGAAATCCTGCGGCGTCAAATCCAAGACCTCCAATCCGAAATTGACCGCATCAAATCTCCCAAATCGCCCTGACCCTCAATTCCCCCTCAAACAGGGAGATGGTGCAATGCCTTTGCAACTTCGCGAGCGGATGTGTAGCGCTGATCCGCTTGGGGATGGGTCAGCGTCCGAATCAGAGTTGCCATTTCTGAGGAAATCCCCGGCACATCTTCCACCGTCAAACGAAAGTCTTGCTCAGAGAACTTATAAAAAAACCCGAGGCTCCTGCCCCGTCAATAGGTAGACAAGCGTTGGTCCCAGGGAGTAAAGATCGGAGGCTGGAATTGGATGCCCTTCCTGTTGCTCGGGGGCAGTGTAGGCAGGTAATCCGATCTGTGTACCGCTCTCCGTCAGGGTGCTGGCTGCTTTCAGCCCCACCAGACTAATTTCCCAGTTGCCGTGCGGTGTGGAACGACGGATCAGGTTACTGGGTTTGATGTCTTGATGCAGTACCGACGGTACTTTCTGATGAAGGTAGTGCAGCACCTCACAGACTTGCAACATCCAGGCGATCGCCTGGGACTGGGACAGTACTCCTTGATGGCTAATATACTGGCTCAAATCCTGCCCATAGACCATCTCTCGCACTAAATAGGGTCGACCCTCTAGCCAGAAAAAATCGATCAGACGGGGCAGTCCCGGATGACGCAGTTGGTGGAGGATTTTGGCCTCCTGTTCCAGAAATGTCCGCGCCTCAGCATGGGAAACCCAATCACTGTTCAGGGTTTTAATCACCAAACTACGGCCATCACGCCACGCCAGGTAGGTAATACTCGTATTGCCCTGAAACAGGGTTTTGATCACCTGGTAACGACCCATGACCTGCTGGACTTGCATGGGTTGACCACAGTCTAAGCAAAAGCAGAACACTTCGCTCGGGCGGGGATGACTACAGGGCAAGGGGGTGGCCGTTGGCAATACCCGACGGGGTGGCAGTGCCTCTGCCAGAGCTGTCCCAGTTTTACTGGTGTTATTTGAAGGCAGGGGGGCAGCAACACCCGTCTCTGGAGGCGTATCCCCCGTTCCAAAGGGCAGCGGGTCAGCAGCAATGGCACCTACCCGATTCACCTGCTGACTCTCTGGTGCTGAGACCCCGACAGCCGACGCCACCTGAGATTTGGGATCGGGAACAACGCTGTGTGGTTCCGGTGTCATACCTCCGGGGCTGGGTTCTGGTGCCAGGGTGGCAGAATTTGCCCCAGATTCATGAGCCCCCCTTCAGCTCTGCACCCAAGCCGAGGGACACCTGGATGCTGGGTCCGGAGCGTGCTAACCGGAAGATAGCTCCCTCAACGGCGGGGATGCGATTAATCCGTTCTCCATCCAGGTAGGTACCATTGGCTCCTAAGTTCACAACTTCCCAGAGCGAATCGGTGCGTTGCAGTTGGACGTGGTGGCGAGAGACAACGGCACTGTAGAGAACGACATGATTATCTGTCGAGCGCCCAATACGAATAACGGACTCATGCTCAAAGGTCCAGCTCTGAACAGGGGTGTTTTTGAGCGGATGCAACAGGGTTAATGTAATCACTGGAACCGCGCCATATAAGTGCAAGTAGAGTTGGCAATCGTAAACTAAGAAACCTGAAACAAAAAGGTAACAAGGTCACCTTTTCCCAAGCTAATGCGATCCCCGGGACGAAGGCGGTGGCGATTACCAGAGGGGAGAGGAATGTTGTTAATGTAGGTACCGTTCGCACTCCCGACATCTTCTATATAGTATGTATCACCCTCATAGCGAATATCCGCATGTATCCGCGAAACAACATCCGAGTGGGCAAAGCCAGCAACGTCAATATCCGGCGGGACTCGGTCATTGGGTTTACCAATGTGAATAACCGTGAGGTGCGGGGGAATATCTAGGGTGGTATTGGTTTGTACATGTAAAAGTCGTGCAGATTGAAGCTGGAGCTGGGTTTTCAGTTCCGGATTTAGGGGCAATGGCTCCTGCTCCGGGGTTGCTGGTGGAGGAATCGCAGCAACTGCTGATAATTCCTCCTCTGGGGATTCCAGATCGGGAAGCGCCAGGACGAGGGGATCGGGAAGCACCAACGGCTCAGGAACCACGGACTCAGCGGCCTGTAGATCGGGAAAGACCCCTGGGAAAGAAGCCAGGGTGGGAGGCACTTGTACTCCCGCACTGTTCGGGGTTGACATTGGTGTTTGTGCTAGGAGATTAAAGCCGCACTGACCACAGAAATTGGCATCAATTTGAACAATAGCTCCACAGTTAGGGCAGAGCGCTGTCACAGGCAGCGGTGTGTAACAGGCTTCACACTGCACGGCTCCGGGCGGATTTGGGTGATTGCAATTGGGGCAGACAATCATGAGCGTTTCCCTGATTTGGCAATAATCATAGATGAGAATGATTTATCACCCAAAGATCTTGATGGTTTGATCAAATTTGAGTCAAGCAATCGGTTGCTAGGCTCCTTCTAGTCCTTGGGCAGCTGCTTGATCCAGCAGCCATCTGAGTTCACCCCTCGGCTGAATCAGGCGTGAGGGATAATCTGTTTCACTGTCAATGGGGGCAAAGACATGCCTGAGTGCCTGTTGCTTCCCAGCCCCAGCAGCCATAAACAGCACACAGCGGGCTTGGTTGATCAGGGGAACGGTGAAGGTAAGACGGGGTTGCCCATCTTTGTAACCCACCGTAATCAGGCGATCGCGCACCTCTAAAGCTTGCGTATGGGGAAACAGCGAGGCTGTGTGTCCATCTTCTCCCATTCCCAACAGCACTAAATCTAGGGTGGGCAGCTCACCCGGTGCCACAGCAAAGAAGGCTTGGAGGGTGGCTTCGTAGGCACTGGCGTCCCCCTCAGGGTTCACCGCCAAGGTGGGCATGGGAAAAACGTTGCGGGATGGAATTGCTATCTGATCGAGCCAGACGTGCCGTGTCATGCCCTGATTACTGTCAGGATGATCCGGGGGAACATAGCGCTCATCCCCCCAAAAGAGATAGAGCTTCTCCCAGGGTAAGTCCTGGGTCGCGATCGCTCGATAAAGGGCTTTCGGGGTACTGCCCCCCGAGAGGGCCAGGGTAAAACGTCCGCGCTCAGCGATCGCAGCGTGGAACTGCGTGAGCACGATGTCCAAGGCTCTCACCCAGAGAGCCGTCCCATCGGGCACAACTTCAACAATTCGATTCATAACATTCCGATCAAGGGCAGATAGATCAGCGAGATTACGCAGCCATCACCAAGGTAAGGTCATCGGTAATTGTCAGCATAGAACTCCCACTGGAGGGAACTCAAGTTTTTTCTACAGAACTTTCTACAGAACTCAATCCAGGATTCCCCGATTGTCTCTGGGATCTAGCACTTTTGCGGAGGATGATTTCAGTCCTTCGTTCAGTAATGTAACCTGTTCTACGGGACGTTAAACACCGAATCTATGAGCGTTGACTACGATTTGGTTGTCATCGGCAACACGTCAGCTGGACGCTATGCTGCTGAGACCGCCGCCCACCTGCAAGCCCGGGTTGCCCTCGTGGAACAAGTATCCAATGCAACGGCAGATCCTCCCATGGGGATGGAAGTTCTCTGGCCATGGATTCTGTCCCAGCGGGTTGCCCAACAGGATATCCGCTCGTCCTTGGAAATAGCGGGGGTCGATGTCGTGGCGGGGGCAGGGCAATTCTGCCGTCGTGGCCGGAGCGCCAGCCGCTCCCCCTTGACCTTTGGGGTAGAGAATCGCGTGCTAACTGCTCGTACCTACCTGATTGCCACGGGTTCCCGACCGATGCAGTCCGAAATTTCAGGACTCTCCCAGGTTCCCTACTGGACTGCCGACCAATTGTCTACGGCTAAGCTCGCCTATCACCATGACCACCAAACCCTGCCACGGCGGTGGGCCATTCTGGGAAGTGACCCTACGGGCATCGAACTAGCACAAACCCTGGTGCAGTATGGCTGTGAGGTTTACCTCGTTGTCGGAGGGGTGCGGATTTTACCGTCAGAAGACCTCACAGCCGTGGGATGGGTGCAGGCACAGTTAGAAGCTGAGGGGGTGCAGATCCTTGCCCAGACTCGCATCCAACAGGTGCAAGCGGTAGCAGGGGAGATCAAAGTCAGCTTGAATTCCCAGGCTCCGCCGGATACCACCTTGGGCACGGCTTCTTCCCTCACAGTGGATGCACTGCTCCTAGCCATGGAGCGACAACCCAATATCGAGTCCCTGGGTTTGGAAGCGGTGGGGGTGCGTTGGCAACAGCACGGATTGCGCCTGAATGCTAAATTACAGACCACCCATCCCCGCATTTACGCCTGTGGAGATGGGATGGGCGGTTATCAGTCTGAGCCCGTCGCCCATTATGAAGCCAGCATTGCCCTACGGAATGCCTTGTTCTGGCCGCTATTCACCGCTGATTACCAAGGAATTCCCTGGACAATCCGCACCCATCCTCCCCTGGCTCGGGTGGGGCTGAGCGAAGCCCAGGCGCGATCGCGGTGGGGGTCAGAGGTACGGATTACACAGCAATCTGGCAGCAACACAGGCTTCTGTAAGCTGATTGCCCATCCTCGGGGAGAAATTCTGGGGGTGTATTTAGTCGGAGCCACGGCTGCTGAATTGATTACAACCGTGGCGATGGCGATCCAGCAACGGCTGAAGGTAGGGGCGATTGCCCACCTGATGGCTCCTCCAGAAACTCTGGCAGCGCTCCTGTCCCAGACCGCGCGGGAGTGGCAACAGCAGCAGTTGCAGCAACAACCCTGGCTGCAAGATGGTTTGGCAGGGTTCTTTGCCCTGCGTCGTACCTGGTGAGTTAAAGCAAGTTTCTGTAATCCCCCGCTTCTGAATTGTAGAGACAGGCGAAGTGGCTGCTCCTCAAACCAAAATTCTGCCCCCGTTGTGCTGCCTGTGATGCCCCAAGACTCAGCAATTTGTACCCATGGGTTAACGAAGCAATTTGATCGCCATCTAGCGGTGCATGAGGTCGATCTCAACGTGGCTCCGGGAGAGATTTATGGTCTGATTGGCCCTAATGGTGCCGGTAAGACGACGCTAATTCGCATGTTGGCGCAGGCGGAAGCACCCACCAGGGGTGAAATTTATATCAATGGACAGCAGGTAATTCCTGGGCAGCGGAATCTAGCGATTAAACAGCAGCTTGGTTACCTGCCGGATAATTTTCCCCTCTACGAAGATTTAACCGTTTGGGACTACTTAGATTATTTCGCCCGTCTCTATCAACTGTCCACCTTCCGTCGCCGCCAACGCATCCAAACGGTGTTGGAATTGACCAATCTCACGGCCAAACGCACCAGTGCCATTCCCAGCCTCTCGCGGGGAATGCAGCAACGCTTGAGCCTTGCCCGCACCATTATTCATGAACCGATTGTGTTGCTCTTGGACGAACCCGTTTCTGGTTTAGACCCCATTGCCCGTGTCCAGTTTCGTGACCTTATGCGGGTGCTCCAAGCAGCTGGGATGACGATTTTGATCGCATCCCACATCTTGAGTGATTTGGCAGAACTCTGTACCACCATTGGCATTATGGAGTTGGGGTACTTGGTAGAGAGTGCCCCCCTCTCTGAGCTTTACCGTCGCCCATGTCACCAGCAAATTTTTCTCACAACCCTGGGCGATCCAGGGGCTTTACTGGCAGAATTACGTCAGTATCCTGGTGTTCAGACCTGGGAGGTTCTCTCGGGTCAGCGCCTCCGGATTCATTTTTCGGGGAATCAGGAAGATTGCGCCCAACTCCTGCGATCATTGGTAGCCGCCCGGATTCCCCTGACAGAATTTCATCCCGCCCCCCCAGATTTAGAAGGCATTTTTCTCAATTTGGATCATCAACAGGTTTCTTGACACGAGTGCGACGCGATAGTCAAAGACCGCTCTCCGAGCATCGCAGTTCCTTCAGACTTAATCTCTGCCATTTTTACCGGAGTTTGCCCATGCTGCCCAACTGGCTCGATCATCTGGGGAATTGGAATCCCCAACTGTTGCGGGAATTGAAGGGGCGCTGGACTCCCCGCAACTTGTTTCTGGCGATCGCCTTCTCTCTTCTGATTCAGACCCTGATACTTGGTCTGTTTTATAGCCACTTGCCCCAGGCAGCATCCTGGGAACCGACGCTGTCCAATCCCTTCTGTACCGGTGCCGAAGAGTACGAGGCTTTCCGCTGTCTGTTGGATGCCAGTGGGCAGTTGTTGATTAACTGGCAAGGCTGGTGGTCTGAGATCTGCAACGTCCTCAGCTGGATATTACCCTTGGTATTACTGGTGGGTGGGGTGTGTCTGACGATCGCAGATTTAGCCCAGGAGCAGCAGCGCGGCACTTTCAATTTTCTCCGCCTCAGCCCCCAATCCAGTCAACGGATTTTTCAGGGCAAATTATGGGGAGTGCCCAGCCTGCTCTACTTGGCTGTGATCTTATCCCTGCCCCTGCATCTAATCGCAGCGCAACGTGCAGGAGTGCCCCTGGCGCTGACGATCGGCTTTTATGCAGCAGTGGCAGCCTGCAGTGGGTTGGTGTTCAGTGCTGGGTTGCTGGCCACCCTGGCGGCAGATCTCCCAGTCTGGTCAGGGGCCATTGCCGTATTGCTGATTTTATTAGGGGCGATGGTGTTCGGCGAACTGGGGCGGAGCCTAGACAGTTGGCAATGGTTCTATTTACCCCTGGGTTCCCACCGAGCGATCGCCCTG comes from Neosynechococcus sphagnicola sy1 and encodes:
- a CDS encoding helix-turn-helix domain-containing protein; the protein is MRPYSEDLRRKIVERYIDGKTSQRKLAEQFHVAYSFVRKLTKQYRETGTIRPKQRTEQTPEQTQC
- a CDS encoding M48 family metallopeptidase, producing MPTYPGISSDAFRHPLDQQAEAALRSVPGFDLVARKFVEFVYERPQLVYLMGNSVQVGPRQYSSLYQLFRECVRDLDLTPEPSLFVVQNQQANSYAIGQEQPCIVLNSGLLDLLAAPELRAVLAHELGHIKCGHTTLIQMATWIMGAASFVSEITLGLGNLVTSGLILAFYEWRRKAELSSDRAALLVTDDLETVLRSLMQVAGGSLQYAHECSLEAFIQQSERYQALDQNGLNQVYKFLLYSDLHNDMLSHPFPVERIQYLQAWAASSAYAQIRQGHYQRVSDTGAVETTATETAATTHEAEILRRQIQDLQSEIDRIKSPKSP
- a CDS encoding serine/threonine protein kinase, which translates into the protein MTPEPHSVVPDPKSQVASAVGVSAPESQQVNRVGAIAADPLPFGTGDTPPETGVAAPLPSNNTSKTGTALAEALPPRRVLPTATPLPCSHPRPSEVFCFCLDCGQPMQVQQVMGRYQVIKTLFQGNTSITYLAWRDGRSLVIKTLNSDWVSHAEARTFLEQEAKILHQLRHPGLPRLIDFFWLEGRPYLVREMVYGQDLSQYISHQGVLSQSQAIAWMLQVCEVLHYLHQKVPSVLHQDIKPSNLIRRSTPHGNWEISLVGLKAASTLTESGTQIGLPAYTAPEQQEGHPIPASDLYSLGPTLVYLLTGQEPRVFL
- a CDS encoding FHA domain-containing protein, whose product is MHPLKNTPVQSWTFEHESVIRIGRSTDNHVVLYSAVVSRHHVQLQRTDSLWEVVNLGANGTYLDGERINRIPAVEGAIFRLARSGPSIQVSLGLGAELKGGS
- a CDS encoding FHA domain-containing protein, whose amino-acid sequence is MIVCPNCNHPNPPGAVQCEACYTPLPVTALCPNCGAIVQIDANFCGQCGFNLLAQTPMSTPNSAGVQVPPTLASFPGVFPDLQAAESVVPEPLVLPDPLVLALPDLESPEEELSAVAAIPPPATPEQEPLPLNPELKTQLQLQSARLLHVQTNTTLDIPPHLTVIHIGKPNDRVPPDIDVAGFAHSDVVSRIHADIRYEGDTYYIEDVGSANGTYINNIPLPSGNRHRLRPGDRISLGKGDLVTFLFQVS
- the pgl gene encoding 6-phosphogluconolactonase, whose protein sequence is MNRIVEVVPDGTALWVRALDIVLTQFHAAIAERGRFTLALSGGSTPKALYRAIATQDLPWEKLYLFWGDERYVPPDHPDSNQGMTRHVWLDQIAIPSRNVFPMPTLAVNPEGDASAYEATLQAFFAVAPGELPTLDLVLLGMGEDGHTASLFPHTQALEVRDRLITVGYKDGQPRLTFTVPLINQARCVLFMAAGAGKQQALRHVFAPIDSETDYPSRLIQPRGELRWLLDQAAAQGLEGA
- a CDS encoding dihydrolipoyl dehydrogenase family protein, with the translated sequence MSVDYDLVVIGNTSAGRYAAETAAHLQARVALVEQVSNATADPPMGMEVLWPWILSQRVAQQDIRSSLEIAGVDVVAGAGQFCRRGRSASRSPLTFGVENRVLTARTYLIATGSRPMQSEISGLSQVPYWTADQLSTAKLAYHHDHQTLPRRWAILGSDPTGIELAQTLVQYGCEVYLVVGGVRILPSEDLTAVGWVQAQLEAEGVQILAQTRIQQVQAVAGEIKVSLNSQAPPDTTLGTASSLTVDALLLAMERQPNIESLGLEAVGVRWQQHGLRLNAKLQTTHPRIYACGDGMGGYQSEPVAHYEASIALRNALFWPLFTADYQGIPWTIRTHPPLARVGLSEAQARSRWGSEVRITQQSGSNTGFCKLIAHPRGEILGVYLVGATAAELITTVAMAIQQRLKVGAIAHLMAPPETLAALLSQTAREWQQQQLQQQPWLQDGLAGFFALRRTW
- a CDS encoding ABC transporter ATP-binding protein; its protein translation is MPQDSAICTHGLTKQFDRHLAVHEVDLNVAPGEIYGLIGPNGAGKTTLIRMLAQAEAPTRGEIYINGQQVIPGQRNLAIKQQLGYLPDNFPLYEDLTVWDYLDYFARLYQLSTFRRRQRIQTVLELTNLTAKRTSAIPSLSRGMQQRLSLARTIIHEPIVLLLDEPVSGLDPIARVQFRDLMRVLQAAGMTILIASHILSDLAELCTTIGIMELGYLVESAPLSELYRRPCHQQIFLTTLGDPGALLAELRQYPGVQTWEVLSGQRLRIHFSGNQEDCAQLLRSLVAARIPLTEFHPAPPDLEGIFLNLDHQQVS